The Naumovozyma castellii chromosome 5, complete genome genomic interval TCTCCAGTCTCTAAATGACTCTTTACTAAATCAGCCATACCTTCAATAAAAGTAGCACTACCATTTAGCGATTCACATCTTTTAAACTTATTCTTAAATGGAGATTCACCAATGACACCTAGATCAATTTCATGCAATGTCTCAATGTGATCCGACGTAAACGCAATCGGGATAAATAATAACCCATCCACTTGTGGACCCAAAAATTCTGCAATCTTGGCTGTTTGTGCACCTAACCATGGTTTAGGTCCCACTTGCGATTGCCATGTTAATCTGTAAGGATTACGGAACTTCAATCTTTCCATGATCTTGTACACAGTAGATGCTACCTCGGCTGGGTATGAGTCCCCAGTATTGACCACATCCATGGGTAAAGAATGTgcagaaaataataatactacCTTATCTCTTACTTCTTCGGGGAACTCATTCAATTTTGCAGTAATATTCTCAGAAAAAGCTTTAATTAAACCTTCATTAGATGGCCAACGGTCAATCGTAGACCATGAAATGGTTCTATTGGGGTCTAACCTTTTCACTTGTCTCcataattcattaattgatgaaCCAGTGGTTGAATATGAAAAATGAGGATATTGGGAAAAGGCAACTGCTCTCTTAACCCCATCATGTAACAATTGCTTGTAAGCCTCATCTGTCAAAGGTCTCGCATAACGGAATGCTACATATGGTTTATGTGGAGCAGTGTTAGGTGATGTTTTATCCAGGATCTTACAAACTTCAGCTGCCTGATATTCTGACCATTTACGAATGGGAGATCCACCTCCAATTTCTCGATAttgtttttcaatcttGGGGGTACGCAATTTAGCAATATATTTGGCAATATTCCTTTGATATTTCTTGCTAATGGGTATCAGATCATTATCagcaaataattcaaagagaaaatcATGCGTTTCTTCAACTGTAGAGGGTCCACCCATATTCATAAAGACAATAGCTGTTGGACTCTTTGTGATTGAGCTATTGTATCTCATCACAGTAACCAAGTTGGACCTCATGAGCGTCCTGCCAACCAAAGGGTTAACTCTTTGTAGCATTGTTCTCCTTACTCTTCTGATTGTAGCTTTGAATAAGAGAGTCTCACAACTTCAATTGGGTATCCTTGGGTATGACGATTCAATTAAAGTGATATAACAAAGCTTTTATGTTTGTGTGCTTAGTAATTAGACATGGGAAAAAAGACCGTTGTGCAGTGTACAAAGGTCAAATCCGTGATAAGTGagaaaaatccaaaaattggCCTAAGGGcttccttaattttttcaataacccGAATGGCTAAAAATCATGGGGGCATCAGGGTAATTTTTATAGGGCGAAAATCATTGATGTAAGCAGGTAAATGTAGAAGTAACCTTTATTTAGacatatattatatatatcattCCAAGTTGAGTTCCTTTGTTAATCTTAAAGCATCATTTAAAGTACAATCTGTGATATTGATTGACCCCAATTTAATTCTAAGTAAGAAGGACCGTATGATACAAAGATCCTCAAACATTTGATCTGAGAGTTggctttttcttttgtcaaatatttgtgCCGCCAAGCTGAACAGTCTCTCA includes:
- the NCAS0E04220 gene encoding ferrochelatase, which produces MLQRVNPLVGRTLMRSNLVTVMRYNSSITKSPTAIVFMNMGGPSTVEETHDFLFELFADNDLIPISKKYQRNIAKYIAKLRTPKIEKQYREIGGGSPIRKWSEYQAAEVCKILDKTSPNTAPHKPYVAFRYARPLTDEAYKQLLHDGVKRAVAFSQYPHFSYSTTGSSINELWRQVKRLDPNRTISWSTIDRWPSNEGLIKAFSENITAKLNEFPEEVRDKVVLLFSAHSLPMDVVNTGDSYPAEVASTVYKIMERLKFRNPYRLTWQSQVGPKPWLGAQTAKIAEFLGPQVDGLLFIPIAFTSDHIETLHEIDLGVIGESPFKNKFKRCESLNGSATFIEGMADLVKSHLETGELYSKQLPLDFTLGKSSDPVEDLSLLFGDHTKK